The genomic stretch CTGGCTCACTTAGACCCCCCACATTGTCCATCCTGGAACTCCAGTCACCGCCCTAGAAGGATCCTTCTGCTGCCCTTCTGCCCCATGGGCACAGGACTATGGGGCTTCAAGCAATAACAAGCAGGGGCCTGGCCAGAGGACACTAGGAGGGGTGCAAGGTGCGCCCTCACCCGGCTCAGGGGCATGGACTTTGCCTCCAGCCTCCCGGGGCTCTTCCTTccctcaccacacacacccaTTCTCCAGGTGGCCGCCAGTGGAATGAGAAGCTGGACTCAGCTCGGACGTGGGGAAAGAACTTCCTGGGAAGGTCTAGCAACCGGAAACGGCACCGTTTGCCCGGAGACTTGGGGCCTGGGAAAGCTgggtctcccctcccctccccattttttGTGCTTCtagtttgtttctttaatttaacAAGTGCTGCGGTTTGcccacacaccccccccccgtTGTTATCGCCCCCCTCCCAGCTGTGAGGGTTCTCCACAGTCCCCTCCACCAGCCCCTTAGAGGCCTGGGTTGGACACTGGGTCTCCTCAGGCTGGCAGGACTGCAGCACCTGTCAGACTCCTAGAGAAGTGTCTTTCTTTTCAGACTGTGTACAGtagattatttattttgttattttggaataaaatttattttatggctTAGGATCCATGACCCCCGCTGTCCCCCCAGTGAGGGAAAAGGGACCACATGAGATGTGAGAGTGGAGAGAAGCTGGCAGTGGACAGAAAAATACGAGAGAAACAGCAGCTAGGGCCCCCGAAGCCCAGGGCGTTACACAGCAAGCCCTGTACCACTCAGTCCTTGGGCCCTAGGAAACACAGGAAGCATTGAGTCACCAAGGCTATATGCACTTCAGAGCCACATAGTTACACCCCAAATGGCGTTGGGGTACTCTTATTACAGTGTCTCAGCTTTTCAAATACGTGTCGTCGCACAGGCAAAAGCAGAGATACGTGTTCTGTGCGGCCATATAGTTCATGTGTGACATTTATAGGTTAACATGTCGTAGGTAAACATTGGCACAGCTACACACACTCTGGTGAGGCAGTCCTAACTGGCACAGAGCCTCTTTTTTTTGGCAAGAATTTGGAACTTTGGAGGAACTTGATTTTTAATCTGGGCAAAATTCATACCAGTAATCCGATACCTACACCCTCTTTTTCCTCCCACCCGGGGTCTCCTGAACCCCTGCTTCAGTGCCCTAGGTCTATGCCCCCTGTCCATGGCACAGAGTCtatgtgtttctgcatgtgtgtccCAGGCCCTAGCTCAACACAGGAGCCCTTGGTGCTTGCCTAGTCCCCTCCTGCTCAGTGTGCTCtggcccttgtgtgtgtgtgttgtgatgcaGGCACGCGGGTACCTGTTACCACATTAGAGCCTGAACATCCCTTTGGCCCTTGTGCTGGAAAAGGGGCCCTGATGTGGCAGGAAGGGCAGAGTGCAGTGGTTCCGTGCGCCGTGTCTTCCCCCAGCCAGCTCTTTCCTCCTGACCGAGGAACAGCTGGAGACGGGAGGCACCCGCACGAGCAGGTGTCAGAGCAGGTCCATAGAAGAGGCTCTGTGTCCGGGCTCCTCCAGCTGGGATCACCAACTGGGGTTGGTCCTTAGGTCCATGTGGGACATTGAGATCCCAGACTGCCCGTAAGGAGATGGTTGCAGGAGGGGCTGGGCCCCCAAggatcctcctcctgcctccccttggCCCTCCAGGAGCAGCTTGTTGAGGTCCTGTTCAGTGGGAGGCAGCAGGGGAGGGAACATGTCTTCACGGACCCTGCAAGGAGGAGGGAAAAGTAGTGGAGCGGGCACAGCACCCGTCCTCCCAGCCCTCACTCCCAGGCTCCCACTCACCAGGGGCCCTGGGGAAAACCTCCCACAGACTGAGTTAGGCAGCCGTCTTCTGCCATGGTCACATCTGGGCAGAGCAAGGGTTCGGGGCTGGATACAGCATGCTCCTGGGACTGGCACTGCAGCAGGCCCCTACCaggggtcagaagaggccattagGAGGGGTAGGCATCAGCAGCATGGGGATGATGGGGTCAGGAGAGGTCACTTACTGGGGGTGAGGCTGGTCAAAGGGTAAGCTCATCTGGCTCATGTTGGGGGGCATTTGCAGGTGAGGcctggaagcaggaaggaaagaaggagagtatTGCAAAATCAAGAGGAGTGAGTCAGGAGACAAGGCGCTGGGCCCTCTCCTGACTTAGCATTTCACTGACTAGCATTCCCTCAGCAAGTCACTTCTGTGCTTCCTGGATCGCATTTCTCcccagaaaaatggaaaaatcgTGTGTGTATGTTCAATTTCCactgttccttttgttttgttgttttagttttctcttcttttctttcttttcttttcttttttttttttttttggttttttgagacaggctttccctgtctcaaaaaactagctcttgtagaccaggctggccttgaactcacagagatctgcctgtctctgcctcccgagtgctgggattaaaggcgtgcgtcactgtggcccaggctgtttgtctgttttctttttttttttcttattcttttttatttttttttatttatttatttatttttttttggtttttcgagacagggtttctctgtggttttggagtctgtcctggaactagctcttgtagaccaggctggtctcgaactcacagagatccacctgcctctgcctcccaagtgctgggattaaaggcgtgcgccaccaccgcccggctcttattcttttttaattaaaatttccacctgctccccgtttcccatttccctcccctcctcccaaatattgccccctccccccattcccctccccctatccccactcctcttctcctccccccaccccattccccctccttctcgatactgaagagcagtccaaattctctgccctgcgggaagacgaaggtcttctatctatgtccaggaaggtgagcgtctaaacaggctaagctcccacaaagccagttcatgtattaggatcgaaacctagtgccattgtccttggcttctcatcagccttcattgtccgcctgtttgtctgttttcaagacagggtttctctgtgtcaccctggctgtcctggaacttgctctgtcaaaatggctggctttgaactcaagagattcacttgtctctacctccaaagtgctggaattaatggcgtgcaccaccaccacctggcccaatgTTTCTTTAGACTGAACTATGGCTCATTTTCCTAGGCCTACTCCACATCAACtcccaggaagacagaaaagccCTTCACTAAGAGCTGATTAAGCAACTTAATGCTACTTGGGGAAGAGAAAGGTCTAGGCCATTTCAAGGGTCATGAAGATTAAAAAAACTCATCACAACTCATGCGGAGCACACACTCAGCATGGGGCATGTGTTCAGTCACAAATGCCAAGCAAGTACACAGCACGTAAGGTACTGTAAATCtcacaggcaggagagaataCGCTAACCGTGTTCGCTACAAACTCTCAGCTCAGCCTCACACATTATGAACTCATGGAATCATAACAATAAGTGTATTCCCTTGTGCAACAGAGAATGTCATTACTATCATCCTCACCGAGGGCTAGGTAACCAATACAAAGTCGGCAAAGCCGGAACTCAAACCCCAGCGATCTGAATCTTAGGCATCACTACCATGGATGCACAAAGGCTGGGGTCAGCCGGTGCTGCTGTTCCCACATAAGCCTCACCACCCACTGCTTGTGATCAGATGCTGCCCCACCTCATCCTCCCCAGGCTGTGACTTACTCCGGAAAGGCTGGAAGTACGTTATTGATTGACTCTTCTATGGGGAGGCTTTGAAATGAGTGGATGGGATGAGATGGTGGAGGGTAcctgaggaaagaaagcagactgacgCAAGCCCTTCCCCTGGCGAGCCCACACCCGTCTCTCCTCTGAAAGGTTTCGGCTCCAGTCAGTCCCCTCCTTGTCTCTCAGCCTCCTCACCCCATATCTGGGTTGAGTTGCATGGTGTTATCAGGGGCCATTCCAAGATCATACGGGGGCACCATGGTGGGCATCTGGGGCTCTGGCGTAGGAAGAGGCTGGTCCCTAAAAGAGAAGGAAGTACATGTGACTGACAAAGGCCACTCCCTTCCTGCAGATAAGTAccagccccccgccccccgtcCCCACCTACGATCCACACCATCACACTCACCTTTCCACAGTCATCTTGATGGCTGTTGAGACGTAGCCCCTCCCGTCCTTCCCCATCTGCTCAGCTGtggtgggaaggaaaggggaactgAGGTGCACCCAACTCtcgaggaggtggggaggaggaaggttGATGGATAGGTGGAGGTGGGGCTACAGAATGGGCGGGAAGACAGGGATGATACACAGCAGTCAGGGAGGAAGTGGGTGGCAGGGGGAATCAGAATGGCCCGCTCACGCTTATAGTGGCTCCGGAAAGCCTCATCCTTGGGTTTCTTGGGGTAGAGGTTTTTTAGCTGAGCAAGATCCCGGATTCGGTCCCCCAGTGAGCGAATGGACAGGTCTTTAGCAGAAAATGGCTGGATGTTCTCTATCTGTGGGGAGCCTACAAGAGGAGTAAGACCCTAAGGACTCCTATGTTCAAACttctctttcccccaccccacacaagACCCAGTCACAGTCCACCGTGGCACGTGAGAGAAGGCCTAAGGTGCAAGCCTTGCATGAAGGAGACCCATTCATCTCCATTGCTATGGGAGCTGAAGGTTAGACCACAGGAGGAGGGTAAGACGTCAGACCTAAAGAAGAACTTCCTAAAGATCGGGTGGAcatcaggatagccagggctggcTGTGGGGACTCACCGTCTTGACCCCGGATGACGTGCGCGATGGTGATGCCCCCGATCTCAGAGTCACTAAAGCGGAGGAggaaagttccatctggctcgtTGAGGAGAAGACTTGTGACATACTGCTTGCTAATAAAGCCGATGATCAGCCTGGGCAGAGTGAAGGAGGAGACATGCATGTGGACACTGGGTGCAGAGAGGGAGCCGCAGGCACAGGTGCAGGGCCGCCTGGGGCCAAGGACTCACCGGTCTGACCAATAGCTCCGGAGACAGCGTTTAGTCAGGTCTAGCACACCATCAAACCACTGCCAAAAAGTGAAGCCCCGGCCCAACAGGATCTCCTGAAGGGTGGAGAAGAGCAGAGGTGAGCGGGGCAGGGGCCGAGCTGGAGCAAGCACAGAGCTGAGAGTGTGAGACTCAATGGTTGAGGACCTAAGGCCCATCAATGGCGACCACTTACCTTGACTACATTGGGCATTCCTTTGGGCTTTTCTGTAATTTATTTGGATATAATAATAATTCTGGATACAGTATAACAATCACAACAACTAAATGGATGCTGAGAAGGGTAAGTGACTTCCCGGGGTCCACACTGAAGGACAGAGTGGAGATTCGAGTCAAGCAGTCTAGCATGGAGCCCCTCCTAATCACTGTGCTAAACTCTGTCTTCAGGGctgtcctgctgtcctgtctGTCCTGCTGTCCTGTTCCCTTCAGTAACGCATTCTCTGGTCACATGAGCTTCTTCCCCCAccctccatttttttgtttgtttgaaagagGAAAGACCTAAAGTGGGATCCAGGGGAAGTCACTGTACACGAGAGGCAGGGGAGTTTAGCATTCTTTTGGTGGCTGTGCTTAGTGACCACCAAGGGCAGAGACAAGCGCTCCTTTCTCTGTGCTCTTGACTGACTCAGTCCCCAGCCACcttattttggagacagaaaaACACAGGAGCTAATATGAAAGGTAAAAATACAGGGCTcagtggatggtggtggtgcacgcctttaatcccagcactctaggagacagaggcaggcgggtctctgtgagttcgaggccagcctggtctacaaagcgagttccagggcaggttccaaagctacacagagaaaccttgtctcaaaacaaaaacaaaaaaaaacaaaaataagaaaggaaggaaggaaggaaggaaggaaggaaggaaggaaggaaggaaggaagaagaaatgcagGACTCTCCTTGAGCATTTTTGTACCTAGGAGGCTAAGACTGGAGGAActtgaggtcaaggccagcctgggctacacagtgagtttgagattagtctgagctacatagtagcAAGACCTTAACTCAAAAGAAACCTGGGTTTCTACCTCAGTGTGTTTCTTGCTATGTGACCTGAACAAACTATGGGACCTCACTAAGCACGGACTCATCATCTGTGAAAGACATAGAGATAACACCTCCCTACGCGAAAGGGATGTTGGGCAGATTAAGGTAGTTAACACACACAGTGTGAACCCATGCCCAGCATGTAGTAAGCTGTCAGCACACAGCAGCAGTTCTGCTGCACAGTCTTGTATGATTTCACCCACGTTTTGCAATAGACTATTTTCCTAATGGGTCAAAGTcatttttcaaggcagagttctGTTTGCACACAACTGGACTGAGTCATACAaatcactggaaaaaaaaaaaaaacggacaAGGCCCCCAGACCAAAACTGAGGGATGTCAGAGAATGCCACAGAATGGGAAGTTTTCTCTCTGGGCCACATGATGGTAGCACCGTGAAGACCCTAAAAGTCTGTCCCTGGGTGGAGGCTAGGGAGGTCTTGAGTGCCCCAAAGATGAAGAACTTGGGGTAGGAAATTGAAAGGACAGGGTAATGACCTTGTTGAACTGTGACCAAGACACACAACGGTGCTGGAAGGCCTCCATGCTGAGACTGTTGTCATTGAAGATCTTCTGGGCCAGGAAGAGGAAGTGTTCTGGTAACAGCCCCCGGTTGGTCCCCACCTCAGCCATGAACTTGAGGTTCAGAGTTTCACACATTTTCTCCCAGGGCACTCTTTCAGCTACCACAAAAGGCACGCGGTCCTGGgtaaaagaaggagagagggggcgTGGCCAGTCCTCACCTGGTGGCCTCCGTTCTTCCCAGTTCCCTGAGCAGCGGCAGTGCTGTTCAAGCTGGCTCACAAACAGGGGTTTCTCAGCGGCTGTTTGTGGTGCCCTGGCCTGACGGCTGTATGTACAACCAGCATGGAAAGATGTTGGAAGCACAGAAGCAGACCCACCGGAAAGACATGCCTGCCACTCACCAGCCAGGACGGCCCCATCTTACTGCATAAGAACCCACCCTGCCCCATCTCCCACTCTGGGTCTTTGCTTACCACCTCAGAGAAGGCATTGTCCCACAAGATGGTGGCTTTGGCATTATTGTCTTGGTTGCCGTGGACGATAACCACCAAGGGCAGAGACAGGGCCTAAGGGGTAGGGAGAGAAGTTTATCCTTAGTGGAGACAGAGTGTCCTCAAAGAACAGTGTGTCACTCCAGTATGCTGGGGAGTTCACATGACATCATTAAAAGCTGGTGGGCATCACTGGACACTTGCTCAATGAGGACAGCAGTGTAGAGAAGCAGTTACAAGTCAATGTGACAAAGTCAGACTTTCAAATACCAATCCCAGTGCCCAGAAGCTGTGTGACCTGGGCAAACTATCGAATCCATGACCCAATGTCATCATCTGTAAATCGAGGTTAATAGAACCTATCTTACACTGCTATCTAGAAATACGTcctggttgggtttttgttggcacaagctagagttatctgagaagagggaaccatgGTTGAGAAGACGCCTCTATAAGGCTGgtttgtaggcaagcctgtggagcacattcttaatcagtgattgacgTCAGAGGGCCTAACTCATTATAAGCGGAGCCACACTGGGCAGATAGTCTTGGTGTATagaagcaggttgagcaagccatgaggaacaagccagtaagcagcattctcccatggcctctgcttcagttcctgcctccaggttcctgccctgcttgagttcctgtctgacTTCCCACAGTGATGGACATTACCTGGAAAAGTAAAGGGtaataagccttttcctccccaagttgcttttggccatgggcTTTATCATagtaatagtaaccctaagacaaaaCCAGCAGATCGTGCGTGCTTGGATATCACTGGAAATAGTGCCCTGTTCTATAACAAGTTGTTGgcaaatgtgcatgtgtatgtgaaaaAGTGTGTgcttatgggctggagagatggctcagaggttaagagcattgcctgctcttccaaaggtcctgagttcaattcccagcaaccacatggtggctcacaaccatctgtaaaagaggtctggcgccctcttctggccttcaggcatacagacagaatattgtatacataataaataaatatttaaaaaaaaaatgggtaaaaaGTGTTTGCagcacaagcctggtgacccgttagatctccagaacccacataaaagtagAAGGGTTGTCCTCTGATCGCCACATGTGCTCTGTGACATGGACATGCTACCCCCCCAATAACGAtgataataatatttaaagaagAGTCTAAAGGCAACATAGACTACATCATGATACCCTGCCTCAGAAaggtgagaaaacaaacaaaagccttgGTTGCTACACAGGCTGTTCCCTGGATGCACCCTCCAGGTCTTTTTCCTCTCAGCTCTGTTTGGCCCGGCGTATTATCCCAGAAACAGGAGATATGGGACCCAGGGCTCTAGCAGGTTCCAGGCCGCAGCAGGCTGGGTCAGAGCTCACCTGCAGCTGGATGAGGAGCTTGTTGGGGCCCAGCATGAAGCTGGTGGAGAAGAGCACAGCACACTTCTCTTCTGTCACAGACTCTGTGCCCTTCCGCTCACAGCGCTTGATTTTCTTCAGGAGCTGCCAGGGTGAGAAGGGAGAACAGGGAAGGTAAGAGGCAAAGGCTCTGTGGGCTCCTTTCTGGGCCCTCGACATCCTTCTCAAGGCGAGGGTACCCCTCCTGTCCCCCAGGGCCTCTCACCAGGTTCTTGAACAGGGCTGAGCAGCAGTTCCCGGGAATGCTGTTCTCCAGAGGCACGGTGTTGTTCATGATCTCCCCCGTGCTCTCCCTGCCAGGGGTCAGAGTGGGAAGAGCCTGGCCTGTGGTGAGGAGCTAGGCTCTACAGGGGATGTGCTGACCACTGCTGTCACTGGCCCTGGCTCTCTATgtccctactctctctctctctctctttctcctctctgtgtgtgtctgtgtgcatgtatgtatattgcTAGTACCCAGTACCTTGGCATGCTAAACACCCATCCTACCACCGATCTACACTACCCTAtgtgtttttaacttttattattacCGCTGTTGCTGCTGTACATGGGCAAGATGCGGGGTGCATGCATACCGAagccagttctctcttcccacctttcCATACGCTCTAGGAGTCAAATGAGTGTCATCGGGCTCACGCAGCAACCCCCACtgtgccatcttgctggcctcccTCTTGGCTTTTAAGGAGAGAAGTCTCCCTCTTGGCCAAATCCTGATGATTCTTCTTAACAGAGAtacccttcccttcctctgccttgACTAGTCCGAGTTCAGAGACTCCACACCCCAAAGGTCTCTTTCCCTCAGCTCCACCCTTTATGAAGCCAGCCTCCTCTGacctttatcacacacacacacacacacccaggcctTCTCCAACCAAGGCCAGCCTTCACTTACACTCCAGTCCCAGGCCCCTGTGGCAGGCTTAGTTCTCTGGCCTGCTTCTCTGTCACCATGTCAGCCCTGACCAGGGGAGGCTTGGCTGAGGTTCCCAGGAGCTGCATACCCAGCAGGAACCGAACTCCAGCCTGGAACTTAGTTTGTGT from Chionomys nivalis chromosome 25, mChiNiv1.1, whole genome shotgun sequence encodes the following:
- the Stat6 gene encoding signal transducer and activator of transcription 6, with translation MSLWSLVSKMSPEKLQRLYVDFPQHLRHLLAEWLEKQPWEFLVGSDAFCYNMASALLSATVQQLQTSAGEQGKGSTILQHISTLESIYQRDPLKLVATIRQILQGEKKAVIEEFRHLPVPFHQKQEELKFTTALGRLQHRVRETRLLRETLQQGTKAGQVSLHSLIETPANGTGPREDLATMLQGTVGDLEATQALVLKRIQIWKRQQQLAGNGTPFEESLTGLQKRCESLVEIYSQLQQEVGAASGELEPKTRASLLSRLDEVLRALVTSSFLVEKQPPQVLKTQTKFQAGVRFLLGMQLLGTSAKPPLVRADMVTEKQARELSLPQGPGTGVESTGEIMNNTVPLENSIPGNCCSALFKNLLLKKIKRCERKGTESVTEEKCAVLFSTSFMLGPNKLLIQLQALSLPLVVIVHGNQDNNAKATILWDNAFSEVDRVPFVVAERVPWEKMCETLNLKFMAEVGTNRGLLPEHFLFLAQKIFNDNSLSMEAFQHRCVSWSQFNKEILLGRGFTFWQWFDGVLDLTKRCLRSYWSDRLIIGFISKQYVTSLLLNEPDGTFLLRFSDSEIGGITIAHVIRGQDGSPQIENIQPFSAKDLSIRSLGDRIRDLAQLKNLYPKKPKDEAFRSHYKPEQMGKDGRGYVSTAIKMTVERDQPLPTPEPQMPTMVPPYDLGMAPDNTMQLNPDMGYPPPSHPIHSFQSLPIEESINNVLPAFPEPHLQMPPNMSQMSLPFDQPHPQGLLQCQSQEHAVSSPEPLLCPDVTMAEDGCLTQSVGGFPQGPWVREDMFPPLLPPTEQDLNKLLLEGQGEAGGGSLGAQPLLQPSPYGQSGISMSHMDLRTNPSW